A genome region from Cucurbita pepo subsp. pepo cultivar mu-cu-16 chromosome LG02, ASM280686v2, whole genome shotgun sequence includes the following:
- the LOC111787669 gene encoding early nodulin-like protein 2 translates to MGSPVFNYAADQDSVLQVTQDAYANCSIQAPIKQYSDGHTVFQFDKSGAYYFISGNKAHCLKDEKLVVVVLADRTNSTTLPPPPSAPSPAPPNDQTWPPSPSPSGSNETNPSPPPPTVEISPSPAPSGQEAPPPTVEISPAAPISPPPSLGYSIIPSSIGSIGAFVAAAAAAILA, encoded by the exons ATGGGTTCACCAG TTTTCAACTATGCTGCTGATCAAGACTCAGTGCTTCAAGTGACCCAAGATGCCTACGCCAATTGCAGCATCCAAGCGCCAATCAAACAGTACTCCGATGGCCATACTGTTTTCCAGTTTGACAAATCAGGGGCTTACTATTTCATCAGTGGAAACAAAGCCCATTGCCTCAAAGATGAGAAGCTGGTGGTGGTTGTTTTGGCTGATAGAACCAATTCAACCACTTTGCCTCCTCCACCCTCAGCTCCGTCGCCTGCGCCACCAAATGATCAAACTTGGCCGCCTTCTCCTTCGCCATCAGGGTCTAATGAAACCAACCcgtctccgccgccgccgacgGTTGAGATCAGCCCATCTCCTGCGCCTTCTGGCCAAGAGGCTCCACCTCCGACGGTTGAGATCAGCCCTGCTGCTCCTATATCGCCACCTCCGAGTCTTGGATATTCGATCATTCCGAGCAGCATTGGCTCCATTGGAGCgtttgttgctgctgctgctgctgctatcTTAGCTTGA